One part of the Ktedonobacterales bacterium genome encodes these proteins:
- a CDS encoding bifunctional phosphoribosylaminoimidazolecarboxamide formyltransferase/inosine monophosphate cyclohydrolase, giving the protein MRVLLSVANKEGVVSFAQALHALGAELISTGGTAAELAAANLPVKQVSDLTGFPEILGGRVKTLHPGIHGGILAKRDDPQQMEQLTEHGIVPIDLVVCNLYPFAQTVSQPGVSLEQALEQIDIGGVTLLRAAAKNFPHVVVVVRPADYEPVLRELQEHDAVHLETRRRLAAYAFQHTASYDTLIATYLRQLDSGLFPEELTIAMEKLQPLRYGENPHQEGAFYRWKKAGPVAANGEIKPTEGRKSGSLSPGTPQQMPTVADAAILQGKEISFNNILDLDAALNTVASFTAPTAVIIKHTNPCGLACDKEHLVEAYKRAHQGDPISAYGGIIGFNRVVDAATANELAPIFYEAIIAPEYEPEALEILRKKKNLRLLSTNRFIGPPAVKSAFAPWQLDVRRVSGGFLIQTPDLITEQELRCQVVTEREPNLEEVTDLLFAWKAVKHVKSNAIVLAKKLMVIGVGAGQTNRVYSVQIAVEKAGDRARGSVLASDAYFPFPDGVEAAAKAGVTAIIQPGGSIRDDEAIRMANRYAIAMLVTGQRHFRH; this is encoded by the coding sequence ATGCGTGTATTGCTCAGCGTAGCCAATAAAGAAGGCGTAGTCAGCTTTGCCCAGGCGCTCCATGCCCTGGGGGCTGAATTGATCTCCACCGGCGGCACCGCAGCGGAATTAGCCGCAGCCAATCTTCCCGTCAAGCAGGTCTCCGATCTGACCGGATTCCCAGAGATTCTAGGCGGGCGTGTCAAAACGCTTCATCCAGGCATTCACGGCGGCATCCTTGCCAAACGTGACGACCCCCAACAGATGGAGCAGCTTACTGAGCATGGCATCGTCCCTATCGATCTGGTCGTCTGCAACCTCTATCCCTTTGCGCAAACCGTGTCTCAGCCAGGCGTCAGCCTGGAGCAAGCCTTAGAACAGATAGATATTGGAGGGGTGACACTGCTCCGCGCAGCCGCCAAAAATTTCCCGCATGTCGTCGTGGTGGTACGCCCGGCGGATTATGAGCCGGTGCTGCGCGAGTTGCAGGAACACGACGCGGTGCATCTGGAGACGCGCCGACGGCTGGCGGCCTATGCCTTTCAGCACACTGCATCCTATGACACGCTGATTGCTACGTATCTGCGGCAGCTTGATAGCGGCCTCTTTCCAGAGGAACTCACCATCGCTATGGAGAAGCTCCAGCCACTGCGCTATGGCGAGAACCCCCACCAGGAAGGCGCGTTTTATCGCTGGAAAAAGGCCGGGCCTGTGGCGGCCAACGGCGAGATCAAGCCTACCGAGGGGCGCAAATCGGGCAGCCTGTCCCCCGGCACACCTCAGCAGATGCCTACCGTCGCAGACGCAGCCATCTTGCAGGGCAAAGAAATCTCGTTCAACAATATCCTCGATCTGGACGCCGCGCTGAATACTGTCGCCAGCTTTACGGCGCCAACCGCCGTTATTATTAAGCACACCAACCCCTGCGGGTTGGCCTGCGACAAAGAGCATCTGGTAGAAGCCTATAAGCGCGCCCATCAGGGCGATCCTATTTCAGCATATGGTGGCATTATCGGTTTTAACCGCGTCGTTGATGCGGCGACAGCCAACGAGCTTGCCCCCATCTTTTATGAGGCGATTATCGCGCCAGAATATGAGCCAGAGGCGCTGGAGATCCTGCGGAAGAAGAAGAATCTCCGGCTCCTTTCGACCAACAGATTCATCGGCCCGCCAGCAGTGAAAAGCGCCTTCGCGCCCTGGCAACTGGATGTACGTCGTGTAAGTGGCGGATTTCTCATCCAAACACCCGATTTAATTACCGAACAGGAGCTGCGCTGCCAGGTGGTGACAGAGCGCGAGCCAAATCTGGAGGAAGTAACAGATTTGCTTTTTGCCTGGAAAGCGGTCAAACATGTGAAATCCAACGCCATTGTGCTGGCAAAAAAGCTCATGGTCATTGGGGTGGGCGCGGGGCAAACGAACCGCGTCTACAGCGTGCAGATCGCTGTTGAAAAAGCTGGAGATCGGGCGCGCGGCAGCGTGCTGGCCTCCGACGCCTATTTCCCGTTCCCCGATGGCGTCGAGGCGGCGGCCAAAGCAGGGGTGACGGCCATCATCCAGCCGGGCGGCTCCATCCGCGACGACGAGGCGATTCGCATGGCAAACCGCTATGCCATCGCCATGCTCGTGACCGGCCAGCGGCACTTCCGCCATTAA
- a CDS encoding DUF4388 domain-containing protein, with translation MEGLLQDFHLTELIQLFELSQKTGALELMPIGYQSQSAATHPAPPTGRIYFVDGKVAGAQLSTLQGEDALFSLFLWQAGSFQFADGLRSPVRTINQTNESLLMEGVRRIDEWSSILAHIPTLQIILFCPPYPPPQAQQVHLSDLQWRFLQAVNGRETLAAVARRCGLSLFQARIIGAKLLGVGFVQRRPPTEAERYFEELTQAMSKDLGELAEPLVEAIFTQAGMPPSLLALLHAVPPAFSARILPELETAAARYIGRHRAQRLAQRLAPIGRTA, from the coding sequence TTGGAAGGGCTGCTTCAGGATTTTCATCTCACCGAACTCATTCAGCTTTTTGAGCTAAGCCAGAAAACCGGCGCGCTTGAACTGATGCCCATTGGCTATCAGTCGCAATCCGCAGCCACTCATCCAGCCCCGCCCACCGGGCGCATCTACTTTGTGGACGGGAAGGTGGCGGGCGCTCAGCTTAGCACGCTTCAGGGAGAGGATGCCCTCTTCAGCCTCTTTCTCTGGCAGGCCGGCTCCTTCCAATTCGCCGATGGCCTGCGTTCCCCCGTCAGGACAATTAACCAGACCAATGAAAGCCTGCTGATGGAGGGCGTGCGCCGCATTGACGAATGGAGCAGCATTCTCGCGCATATCCCCACGCTCCAGATAATCCTGTTCTGTCCGCCGTATCCGCCGCCACAGGCCCAGCAGGTCCACCTCAGCGATCTGCAATGGCGCTTTTTACAAGCTGTGAACGGGCGCGAAACCCTGGCCGCCGTCGCCCGGCGGTGTGGGCTGTCGCTGTTCCAGGCAAGGATCATTGGCGCCAAGCTGCTGGGGGTAGGGTTTGTGCAGCGCCGCCCGCCAACAGAAGCCGAGCGGTATTTTGAGGAACTGACGCAGGCGATGAGCAAAGACCTGGGAGAACTGGCCGAACCATTAGTCGAGGCCATCTTCACTCAAGCGGGGATGCCACCTTCGCTGCTGGCCTTACTTCACGCCGTTCCCCCGGCATTCTCGGCCCGAATCCTGCCGGAACTGGAGACAGCAGCGGCGCGCTATATCGGACGCCATCGAGCGCAGCGCCTGGCGCAGCGCCTGGCGCCCATCGGGCGAACGGCGTAA
- a CDS encoding ADP-ribosylation factor-like protein: protein MALINVAAREIHCKIVYYGIGYCGKTTNLQYVHRQIPGNSKGELISIATETERTLFFDFLPLDLGAVHGFRTRFHLYTVPGQVLYERTRVAVLNGADGIVFVVDSQRDRLEENFQSIIELETNMRYLGKDLGNFPFVIQWNKRDMSGALPVTTLDRYLNRRRVPAFEAVAVEGTGVFPTLRTISKSVMSHL from the coding sequence ATGGCGCTCATAAATGTCGCCGCCCGTGAAATCCACTGCAAGATTGTCTATTATGGAATTGGATATTGTGGGAAAACCACGAACTTGCAATATGTCCATCGCCAGATCCCCGGCAATAGTAAGGGGGAGTTGATCTCTATCGCCACCGAGACAGAGCGCACGCTGTTCTTTGACTTTTTGCCGCTGGACCTGGGCGCGGTGCATGGCTTTCGCACGCGCTTCCATCTCTATACGGTGCCGGGCCAGGTGCTGTATGAACGCACGCGCGTGGCCGTCTTAAATGGGGCGGATGGGATCGTTTTTGTGGTAGACTCCCAGCGTGACCGGCTGGAAGAGAACTTCCAGAGCATCATCGAGCTTGAAACCAATATGCGCTATCTAGGCAAAGACCTGGGCAATTTTCCGTTTGTGATTCAATGGAACAAGCGCGATATGTCGGGGGCTTTGCCGGTAACAACCCTGGATCGCTATCTGAATCGGCGGCGCGTACCTGCTTTTGAGGCCGTCGCGGTGGAAGGGACTGGCGTGTTTCCAACCCTGCGAACCATCAGTAAAAGCGTCATGTCGCACCTCTAG
- a CDS encoding roadblock/LC7 domain-containing protein has protein sequence MDQLSNLVISDKELLAISGMLAKLMQDTSASYVMLLDKSGQVIATQGQGNLQRDSTALGALLAGAFSSSRHVAELLGESDFKAIFQQGVHESIYTSLIADQWLLVTVFDKLTHIGLVKVLAKKASDELLRVLERVRTDSSRVREKVVNVQFRSSVEDTIDLLFRE, from the coding sequence ATGGACCAACTCTCAAATCTGGTCATTTCAGACAAAGAGTTGCTGGCGATTTCTGGGATGCTGGCAAAGCTCATGCAGGATACCAGCGCCAGTTATGTGATGCTGCTCGATAAAAGCGGGCAGGTGATCGCCACACAAGGCCAGGGCAACCTGCAACGCGATTCGACAGCATTGGGCGCATTGCTGGCAGGCGCGTTCTCTTCTTCGCGCCATGTCGCGGAACTGCTAGGAGAGAGCGATTTCAAGGCCATTTTCCAGCAAGGCGTTCACGAGAGCATTTACACCAGCTTGATCGCCGACCAGTGGCTGCTGGTGACAGTCTTTGATAAGCTGACGCATATCGGGCTGGTGAAAGTGCTGGCAAAGAAAGCCAGCGATGAGTTGCTGCGGGTGCTGGAGCGCGTGCGCACCGACAGCAGCCGCGTGCGTGAGAAAGTGGTCAACGTCCAGTTCCGTTCATCGGTCGAAGATACTATTGATCTGCTCTTCCGCGAATAA